In Drosophila busckii strain San Diego stock center, stock number 13000-0081.31 chromosome 3R, ASM1175060v1, whole genome shotgun sequence, the sequence TTTTGTGAGTTAAAatggaaatatttaataatcgCCCGGGTTTTTGTCCATCTTGTGGATCGCTTTTGCCGCCACTAGCTGTAAAAGGCAATGTCATCTGCTATAACTGCAAGCAAGAGTTTCTGCCTGATGGTAAGTGCGTCGTTTAAATACATATCTTATGCGCCAACTGCAACTGTATTTCTCTGCAATAGTTTATAGCGGCGAGAGTTCAGAGTTTACAATACACTTTAACACCTATGATCCCAACAAGTTGCTGAAGAAGAGCCATGGCGAGTCGGAAGACGCAGAAGCCGATGGTCCCGTTGTAGAACGCAAATGTCCCAAGTGCGGTCACGAGAAAATGTCCTATGCCACCTTACAGCTACGCTCGGCAGATGAAGGACAGACTGTATTTTTTACCTGTCTAAAATGCAAGTAAGTAATAGTGTTAATGTTTGGCAAACTGTTCACTTAAAaaattctcttttattttacagATATAAAGAATCTGAGAATTCGTAAACTTCGTCTAACTTCTTACTATTAgtatgtgtaaataaaatatcctACATTAACGAAAATAGTTGTGTTCAATTGCCTGAAAAAAGCACCCTAGAG encodes:
- the LOC108602351 gene encoding DNA-directed RNA polymerase I subunit RPA12, with translation MEIFNNRPGFCPSCGSLLPPLAVKGNVICYNCKQEFLPDVYSGESSEFTIHFNTYDPNKLLKKSHGESEDAEADGPVVERKCPKCGHEKMSYATLQLRSADEGQTVFFTCLKCKYKESENS